The following are encoded together in the uncultured Draconibacterium sp. genome:
- a CDS encoding arylsulfatase, translated as MKKISLLLIASYFLVSCTGEKQNTEKPEPNRPNIILILSDDMGYSDLGCYGGEVETPNLDALAANGLRFTQFYNGARCCPTRASLMTGCYPHQTGIGHMTNTPNNLTQHDLAIPEYRGFLNKNCVTIAEVLKDAGYSTLMTGKWHLGISDQSKWPLQRGFDKFYGLIPGASNFFKPEFPRGITYMNDTISVTDEDYYTTDAFTDYAIRFIDEAKQTDEEKPFFLYLAYTAPHWPLNAPHEDVEKYKGTYMEGWTKLRETRYAKMQEMGIVDQEWDLSPQDWREWDSLSDEKKKEMDLRRAVYSAQVDRMDQNIGKLVDHLKEQNILDNTLIVFLNDNGACAEGGELGGGPAEQLDTKEGYFLSYGGAWANASNTPYREYKHWVHEGGIGTPFIVHYPKVIPKEKHGQLVSEYGFLPDLMATFVDVAQTNYPKEYNGNAIVPTAGKSLVPLFEGENTPVHSEPIFWEHEGNKAVRLGKYKLVSKWSKKNETQWELYNMETDRSEMHDLASTETEKVTEMAALYDTWASENHVLPWNKVEELYREKRK; from the coding sequence ATGAAAAAAATCAGCCTACTTTTAATTGCAAGCTATTTCCTAGTCAGTTGCACAGGCGAAAAACAAAACACAGAAAAACCTGAGCCCAATCGACCAAATATCATTTTAATTCTTTCGGATGATATGGGCTACTCCGATCTCGGTTGTTACGGGGGAGAAGTGGAAACACCAAATCTGGATGCACTTGCAGCAAACGGACTTCGGTTTACCCAGTTTTATAATGGCGCACGCTGTTGCCCGACACGTGCAAGTTTAATGACGGGCTGCTACCCGCACCAAACGGGAATCGGGCACATGACAAATACTCCGAATAATCTTACTCAACACGATTTGGCTATTCCTGAGTACCGCGGTTTTCTGAATAAAAATTGCGTAACCATTGCTGAAGTTTTAAAGGATGCCGGCTATTCAACACTGATGACCGGCAAGTGGCATCTTGGAATTTCCGATCAATCAAAATGGCCTTTGCAACGTGGCTTCGACAAATTTTATGGCCTAATACCGGGTGCGAGCAACTTTTTTAAACCCGAATTTCCGCGTGGAATTACCTACATGAACGATACTATTTCGGTAACCGACGAAGATTATTACACCACCGATGCTTTTACAGATTATGCCATCCGGTTTATCGATGAAGCCAAACAGACCGATGAGGAAAAACCATTCTTTTTGTATTTGGCGTATACGGCACCTCACTGGCCTTTAAATGCCCCGCATGAGGATGTAGAAAAATACAAAGGTACATACATGGAAGGCTGGACTAAACTTCGTGAAACGCGTTATGCAAAAATGCAGGAAATGGGCATTGTTGATCAGGAGTGGGACCTTTCGCCACAGGATTGGCGTGAGTGGGATTCGTTATCCGACGAAAAGAAAAAAGAAATGGATTTGCGCCGGGCTGTTTATTCGGCCCAGGTTGACCGTATGGACCAGAATATCGGGAAACTTGTGGATCATTTAAAAGAACAAAACATACTTGATAATACGCTGATTGTGTTTTTAAATGACAACGGAGCCTGCGCCGAAGGAGGAGAACTTGGAGGTGGACCTGCTGAGCAGCTGGATACCAAAGAGGGTTATTTCCTGAGTTATGGCGGCGCCTGGGCCAACGCGTCAAATACACCTTATCGCGAGTACAAACACTGGGTGCACGAAGGCGGTATTGGTACACCTTTTATTGTGCACTATCCCAAAGTTATTCCTAAAGAAAAACACGGACAGCTTGTGTCTGAATACGGATTTCTACCCGATTTAATGGCCACTTTTGTTGATGTTGCTCAAACAAACTACCCAAAAGAATACAATGGGAACGCCATTGTTCCAACTGCCGGTAAAAGTTTGGTACCACTTTTTGAAGGAGAGAACACGCCTGTTCATTCCGAACCTATTTTCTGGGAACACGAAGGAAACAAAGCTGTTCGGCTCGGTAAATATAAACTGGTTTCGAAATGGAGCAAAAAGAATGAAACACAGTGGGAACTTTACAACATGGAAACCGATCGATCGGAAATGCACGATTTAGCTTCCACAGAAACCGAAAAAGTGACAGAAATGGCAGCATTGTATGATACCTGGGCCAGCGAAAATCATGTTCTTCCTTGGAACAAGGTTGAAGAACTGTACCGCGAAAAAAGAAAATAG
- a CDS encoding sulfatase, which yields MKKKAIIFSIYFACLLLVVQTVSASNPPSVTAGQKPNIVFILADDCTNWDIGCYGSVDSKTPNIDKLASEGMLFTRCYEAAPMCSPTRHNIFTGLYPVKTGAYPNHTNAIQGTESIVQYLSPLGYRVALSGKRHIGPETVFPFQYLGTKNNPEFDLVEGFLKEVKDSQEPFALMLTSNEPHTPWTKGDATQFNPEKIVLPPHYVDTKETREAYCRYLAEINYLDGQVEQALTLLDKYGFTENTLVVFASEQGNSFPFAKWTCYEAGVKSALIAKMPKKIQSGTTSNAIVEYSDLMPTFIDLAGGKVPEKLDGKSLLPIMLGQAEKGKDYAYSLQTTRGIYDGSEYYPIRAVVNDRYRYIWNITPDVEFKNVVNNRGEKGTIWYKSWEEKAVTDANAKALVKRYRSRPEEELYDIIADKWCEKNLAELPEFESIKKVLRSELINWMEECGDEGLKTEMEAFDHMPGSHN from the coding sequence ATGAAAAAGAAAGCTATAATATTTAGTATCTATTTCGCTTGTTTGTTACTTGTTGTTCAAACAGTTTCAGCAAGTAACCCACCTTCCGTAACAGCCGGTCAGAAACCAAATATCGTTTTCATCCTCGCCGATGATTGTACGAACTGGGATATTGGTTGCTACGGAAGTGTGGATTCAAAAACACCAAATATTGATAAGCTGGCTTCGGAAGGAATGCTATTTACGCGGTGCTACGAAGCAGCTCCTATGTGCTCGCCAACGCGGCATAATATTTTTACCGGATTGTACCCCGTAAAAACAGGAGCATATCCAAATCATACCAACGCAATTCAGGGAACCGAAAGTATTGTGCAATACCTCAGTCCACTGGGTTACAGGGTTGCACTTTCGGGCAAAAGACATATTGGCCCCGAAACGGTTTTCCCTTTCCAATATCTCGGAACAAAAAATAATCCGGAGTTTGATTTGGTTGAAGGTTTTTTAAAGGAAGTAAAAGACAGCCAGGAACCGTTTGCTTTGATGCTTACTTCCAACGAACCACACACGCCCTGGACCAAAGGCGATGCAACACAATTTAATCCGGAGAAAATTGTTTTGCCTCCGCATTATGTCGATACAAAAGAAACCCGCGAAGCTTATTGTCGTTATCTGGCAGAAATTAATTACCTCGACGGTCAGGTTGAACAAGCACTTACTTTGCTCGATAAATACGGTTTTACCGAAAATACATTGGTCGTTTTTGCCAGCGAGCAGGGAAACAGTTTTCCTTTTGCCAAGTGGACCTGTTACGAGGCCGGTGTTAAATCGGCATTAATAGCCAAAATGCCGAAAAAAATTCAATCCGGAACTACGTCAAATGCCATTGTTGAATATTCCGATTTGATGCCAACTTTTATTGATCTGGCAGGAGGTAAAGTTCCCGAAAAGCTGGATGGTAAAAGTTTGCTTCCGATCATGCTCGGACAGGCTGAGAAAGGGAAAGATTACGCTTACAGCCTGCAAACTACACGGGGTATTTATGATGGCAGCGAATACTACCCGATTCGGGCGGTTGTAAATGATCGTTATCGATATATCTGGAACATTACACCCGATGTTGAATTCAAAAATGTGGTAAATAACAGAGGCGAAAAAGGAACCATTTGGTACAAGTCGTGGGAAGAAAAGGCGGTAACCGATGCGAATGCCAAAGCCCTCGTGAAAAGGTACCGCAGCCGGCCGGAAGAAGAACTTTACGATATTATAGCAGATAAATGGTGTGAAAAAAACCTGGCCGAATTGCCTGAATTTGAAAGCATAAAAAAAGTGCTTCGGAGCGAATTGATTAATTGGATGGAAGAATGCGGAGACGAAGGATTAAAAACCGAAATGGAAGCTTTTGATCATATGCCGGGCAGCCATAACTAA